The following nucleotide sequence is from Brevinematia bacterium.
TCTGCCCCAGATCTACACCTAGGACATACTGTTCCTCTTAGAAAACTTAGACATTTCCAAGAAATGGGACATACTGTAGTGTTCATAATTGGTGACTTTACCGCTATGATTGGTGATCCTTCTGGTAGAAGTAGCACACGAAAGAGGCTATCACGAAGTGAAGTTATGGAGAATGCTAAAACTTACCAAGATCAGGTTTTCAAGATACTTGATAGGTCTAAAACTGAAGTTGTGTACAATAGCGAATGGTTTGACAAGATAACATTTGAAGAGGTTTTAAACCTTGCTAGTAAGTATACGGTAGCTAGAATGCTTGAAAGGGATGACTTTGAAAAAAGGTTTAAAGGAGGAGTTCCAATATCAATAACAGAGTTTCTTTATCCTCTTATGCAGGGATATGACTCGGTTATAGTTAGGGCGGATGTTGAGATAGGAGGTACCGATCAAAAGTTTAATCTCCTTGTTGGTAGAGAGTTACAAGTAGAATACGGTCAAGAGCCACAAGTTGTTATAACATTACCACTTCTTGAAGGAACTGACGGTGTAAGAAAGATGAGTAAGAGCTATGGAAACTATATAGGAATAAACGATACTCCATCTGATATGTTTGGGAAGATTATGTCTATTCCCGACAGTCTTATATTTAAATACTTTGAGTTGCTCACAGATGTACCTCTAGAGGAGATTGATTTTTACAAAAAAAGTGTTGAGGATGGTGCAAATCCCCGAGACATAAAAGCCATTCTTGGAAGAAAGATTGTTTCGTTTTTCTATGGTGAAAGTGAGGCAGAAAAGGCTAGTAGAGAATTTGATAGAATGTTTAAGTATAAGGAGGTACCTGAAGAGATAGAAAAGATAGAGCTTTCAAAAGGAGAATACAGTATTGTTGATCTGCTCGTGTCATTGAAACTGATGTCTTCCAAAAGTGAGGTAAGAAGATTGATACAGGGAGGAGGATTGTATGTGAACAACGAAAGAGTGCAGAATCTGGATTATAAACTATAGTTGGACAGTGAAATAGTGATAAAGATGGGGAAAAGGAAATTTGTAAAACTAGTTCCTGTATAACTTCTTAGATGCTTGTTAGAAAAGATGCTCACCCAGTCACAAGGATTGCAAAGAAAACAAAAGAAAACCGTACCTG
It contains:
- the tyrS gene encoding tyrosine--tRNA ligase, which codes for MDISLIKRGVVEIISEKELVEKIKSKGKLRVKFGADPSAPDLHLGHTVPLRKLRHFQEMGHTVVFIIGDFTAMIGDPSGRSSTRKRLSRSEVMENAKTYQDQVFKILDRSKTEVVYNSEWFDKITFEEVLNLASKYTVARMLERDDFEKRFKGGVPISITEFLYPLMQGYDSVIVRADVEIGGTDQKFNLLVGRELQVEYGQEPQVVITLPLLEGTDGVRKMSKSYGNYIGINDTPSDMFGKIMSIPDSLIFKYFELLTDVPLEEIDFYKKSVEDGANPRDIKAILGRKIVSFFYGESEAEKASREFDRMFKYKEVPEEIEKIELSKGEYSIVDLLVSLKLMSSKSEVRRLIQGGGLYVNNERVQNLDYKL